In Suricata suricatta isolate VVHF042 chromosome 14, meerkat_22Aug2017_6uvM2_HiC, whole genome shotgun sequence, one DNA window encodes the following:
- the FICD gene encoding protein adenylyltransferase FICD, with protein MTLMPMASVMAVTEPKWVSVWGRFLWVLLLSMVLGSLLALLLPLGPIEEQCLTVLKGFYLLRSKLDRVQHAVTKCTSPSTELSVTSSDAALLAVKTKASPAGKLEARAALNQALEMKRQGKRGKAHKLFLHALKMDPDFVDALNEFGIFSEEDKDIIQADYLYTRALTISPYHEKALVNRDRTLPLVEEIDQRYFSIIDSKVKKVMAIPKGNSALRRVMEETYYHHIYHTVAIEGNTLTLSEIRHILETRYAVPGKSLEEQNEVIGMHAAMTYINTTLLSRIGSVAIGDVLEIHRRVLGYVDPVEAGRFRTTQVLVGHHIPPHPQDVEKQMEEFIQWLNSEDAMNLHPVEFAALAHYKLVYIHPFIDGNGRTSRLLMNLILMQAGYPPITIRKEQRAEYYHVLEVANEGDVRPFIRFIAKCTETTLDTLLFATTEYPVALPEANPNHSGFKETLPVRP; from the exons ATGACACTCATGCCGATGGCTTCAGTGATGGCGGTGACTGAACCCAAGTGGGTCTCCGTGTGGGGCCGCTTCCTGTGGGTGCTGCTGCTGAGCATGGTGCTAGGGTCCCTGCTGGCACTGCTGCTGCCACTGGGGCCCATAGAAGAGCAGTGTTTGACTGTGCTCAAAGGCTTCTACCTGCTCAGGAGCAAGCTGGACAGGGTACAGCATGCCGTCACCAAGTGTACCAGCCCGTCCACAGAGCTCAGTGTCACCTCCAGCGATGCAGCGCTGCTGGCGGTCAAGACCAAGGCCTCTCCAG CTGGGAAGTTGGAAGCCAGAGCAGCTCTGAACCAAGCCCTGGAAATGAAACGCCAGGGCAAGCGGGGAAAAGCCCACAAGCTCTTCCTGCACGCCCTCAAAATGGACCCGGACTTCGTCGACGCACTCAACGAGTTTGGCATCTTTTCTGAAGAGGACAAGGACATCATCCAGGCAGATTACTTGTACACCAGAGCGCTGACCATCTCGCCCTACCACGAGAAAGCGCTGGTCAACCGGGACCGGACACTGCCGCTGGTGGAGGAGATCGACCAGAGGTATTTCAGCATCATCGACAGCAAAGTGAAGAAAGTCATGGCCATCCCCAAGGGCAACTCCGCACTGCGCAGGGTCATGGAGGAAACCTACTACCATCACATCTACCACACGGTTGCGATCGAGGGCAACACCCTCACCCTCTCGGAAATCAGGCACATCCTCGAGACCCGCTATGCCGTGCCGGGGAAAAGCCTGGAGGAGCAGAACGAGGTCATCGGCATGCACGCGGCCATGACGTACATCAACACCACGCTGCTGTCCCGCATCGGGTCTGTGGCCATCGGTGACGTGCTGGAGATCCACAGGCGGGTGCTGGGCTACGTGGATCCCGTGGAAGCCGGCAGGTTTCGGACGACACAGGTCCTCGTGGGCCACCACATCCCTCCCCATCCTCAAGATGTGGAAAAGCAGATGGAGGAGTTCATACAGTGGCTCAACTCTGAGGACGCCATGAACCTGCACCCGGTGGAGTTTGCGGCCCTGGCCCATTACAAACTGGTTTACATCCACCCTTTCATCGACGGCAACGGCAGGACCTCGCGCCTGCTCATGAACCTCATCCTGATGCAGGCGGGCTACCCCCCCATCACCATCCGCAAGGAGCAGAGGGCCGAGTACTACCACGTACTGGAAGTTGCCAATGAAGGCGACGTGCGCCCGTTCATCCGCTTCATCGCCAAATGTACAGAGACCACTCTGGACACCCTGCTCTTTGCCACAACTGAGTATCCGGTGGCGCTGCCAGAGGCCAATCCCAACCACTCCGGGTTTAAGGAGACCCTGCCTGTGAGGCCCTAA